A section of the Pseudomonas prosekii genome encodes:
- a CDS encoding DnaJ domain-containing protein — protein MLWPGTLIGAGAGFAIASIPGAMLGALLGQALDRRLQLHSWAHLREKLGGRPALRNDELLFLLLGRLAKSDGRVVDGHIQQARQEMRSLEMTASAQRRAIAAFNRGKSGHDRLRSHLRRLNNQPHAAEGVLRACWRMVWADGRAGNSERELLAQWGKWLGWTPQQVLALANDYEPQKRPQVSSALTYQDAMRLLGVSATSEPAQIKRAYRRLLSRHHPDKIAGSGASALQVREATDKTRELHNAYTVIKARRDFR, from the coding sequence ATGCTGTGGCCAGGGACTCTGATTGGAGCCGGAGCAGGCTTTGCCATAGCCAGCATTCCGGGGGCCATGCTCGGCGCGTTGTTGGGACAGGCGCTGGACCGGCGTTTGCAATTGCACAGCTGGGCGCACTTGCGCGAAAAACTCGGTGGCCGGCCGGCGCTGCGTAACGACGAACTGTTGTTTCTGCTGCTCGGACGTCTGGCGAAAAGCGACGGACGGGTGGTCGACGGTCATATCCAGCAAGCGCGGCAGGAAATGCGTTCACTGGAAATGACCGCGTCGGCGCAGCGCCGGGCGATTGCCGCGTTCAATCGCGGCAAATCCGGGCACGACCGTTTGCGCAGTCATCTGCGCCGTTTGAACAATCAGCCGCACGCCGCCGAAGGTGTCTTGCGCGCCTGTTGGCGAATGGTCTGGGCCGATGGGCGTGCGGGCAACAGTGAGCGCGAATTGCTCGCGCAATGGGGCAAATGGCTGGGCTGGACACCACAACAGGTGCTGGCGCTGGCTAACGATTACGAACCGCAGAAACGCCCGCAAGTCAGCAGCGCGCTGACGTATCAGGACGCGATGCGCTTATTGGGGGTGTCGGCCACCAGCGAACCGGCGCAGATCAAACGCGCGTATCGGCGCCTGCTCAGTCGCCATCATCCGGACAAGATTGCCGGTTCGGGGGCGTCGGCGTTGCAGGTACGCGAGGCGACGGACAAGACTCGGGAATTGCATAACGCCTACACGGTGATCAAGGCGCGGCGGGATTTTCGTTAG
- the murU gene encoding N-acetylmuramate alpha-1-phosphate uridylyltransferase MurU, producing MKAMILAAGKGERMRPLTLTTPKPLVRAGGVPLIEYHLQALAAGGFTEVVINHAWLGQQIEDYLGDGSRFGLSIQYSPEGEPLETGGGIFRALPLLGDEAFVVVNGDIWTDYDFRALRQPIAGLAHLVLADNPAHHPNGDFILVDGQVRDADADAQTLTYSGIAVLHPQLFEGCTAGAFKLAPLFRKAMADGQVTGERLEGQWVDVGTYERLAEAEALIEASR from the coding sequence ATGAAGGCAATGATTCTGGCTGCGGGCAAAGGCGAGCGCATGCGCCCGCTGACCCTGACCACGCCCAAGCCGCTGGTGCGCGCCGGCGGCGTACCGCTGATCGAATATCACCTGCAAGCCTTGGCCGCTGGCGGATTCACCGAAGTGGTAATCAACCACGCGTGGCTCGGTCAGCAGATTGAAGATTATCTGGGCGATGGTTCGCGTTTTGGCCTGAGCATTCAGTACTCGCCGGAAGGTGAACCACTGGAAACCGGCGGCGGGATTTTCCGCGCTTTGCCGTTGCTCGGTGACGAGGCGTTTGTGGTGGTCAACGGCGATATCTGGACCGACTACGACTTCCGCGCGTTGCGCCAACCGATTGCCGGCCTCGCGCATCTGGTGCTGGCGGACAACCCGGCGCATCACCCGAACGGGGATTTCATCCTCGTCGATGGCCAAGTGCGTGATGCCGACGCAGACGCGCAAACCCTGACCTACAGCGGCATCGCGGTTTTGCATCCGCAGTTGTTCGAGGGCTGCACCGCCGGTGCATTCAAACTCGCGCCGCTGTTTCGCAAAGCCATGGCCGACGGGCAAGTGACGGGCGAGCGCCTCGAAGGGCAATGGGTGGATGTCGGCACTTACGAGCGCCTGGCCGAAGCCGAAGCCCTGATAGAAGCGAGCCGCTGA
- a CDS encoding response regulator, giving the protein MIRVLVAEDHTIVREGIKQLIGLAKDLLVVGEASNGEQLLETLRHVPCEVVLLDISMPGVNGLEAIPRIRALNNPPAILVLSMHDEAQMAARALKVGAAGYATKDSDPALLLTAIRKVAAGGRYIDPDLADRMVFEVGLTDSRPLHSLLSEREFSVFERLAQGANVNDIAQQLALSSKTISTHKARLMQKLNITSLAELVKYAMEHKLL; this is encoded by the coding sequence GTGATCCGTGTATTGGTAGCCGAAGACCACACCATCGTCCGTGAAGGCATCAAGCAATTGATCGGCCTGGCCAAGGATTTGCTGGTGGTCGGCGAGGCGAGTAATGGCGAACAGTTGCTCGAAACCTTGCGTCACGTGCCCTGCGAGGTGGTCTTGCTGGACATCTCCATGCCTGGGGTCAACGGCCTGGAAGCGATCCCGCGGATCCGCGCGCTGAACAATCCGCCGGCGATTCTGGTGTTGTCGATGCACGACGAGGCGCAAATGGCTGCGCGCGCGTTGAAGGTCGGCGCGGCGGGTTATGCGACCAAGGACAGCGATCCGGCGTTGCTGCTGACGGCGATTCGCAAGGTCGCGGCGGGCGGGCGGTATATCGACCCGGACCTGGCTGATCGCATGGTTTTCGAAGTCGGCCTGACCGATTCGCGGCCGCTGCACTCGTTATTGTCCGAGCGCGAGTTCTCGGTGTTCGAGCGCCTGGCCCAAGGCGCCAACGTCAACGACATCGCCCAGCAACTGGCGTTGAGCAGCAAAACCATCAGCACCCACAAGGCGCGGCTGATGCAAAAGCTCAACATCACCTCCCTGGCGGAACTGGTGAAATACGCGATGGAGCACAAACTGCTCTGA
- a CDS encoding ABC transporter permease, producing MLSPYMSPIERVWFYSLRILCGLILLFLILPVLVIIPLSFNSGSFLVYPLQGFSLQWYHDFFASAEWMRALKNSIIVAPAATVLAMIFGTLAAIGLTRGDFPGKALVMALVISPMVVPVVIIGVASYLFFAPLGLGNSFFSLIVVHAVLGVPFVIITVSATLQGFNHNLVRAAASLGASPLTAFRRVTLPLIAPGVISGALFAFATSFDEVVVTLFLAGPEQATLPRQMFSGIRENLSPTIAAAATLLIAFSVILLLTLEWLRGRSEKLRTAQV from the coding sequence ATGCTGAGTCCTTATATGTCGCCCATTGAGCGGGTGTGGTTCTACAGTTTGCGGATTCTCTGCGGCTTGATCCTGCTGTTCCTGATTCTGCCGGTGCTGGTGATTATTCCGCTGTCGTTCAACTCGGGGAGTTTCCTCGTGTATCCGCTGCAAGGCTTTTCGCTGCAGTGGTATCACGACTTTTTCGCCTCGGCGGAATGGATGCGCGCGCTGAAGAACAGCATCATCGTCGCCCCGGCGGCAACGGTGCTGGCGATGATTTTCGGCACGCTGGCGGCGATTGGCCTGACGCGTGGCGACTTCCCCGGCAAGGCGCTAGTGATGGCGCTGGTGATTTCGCCGATGGTGGTGCCGGTGGTGATCATTGGTGTGGCGAGTTATCTGTTTTTTGCGCCGCTGGGCTTGGGCAACAGCTTCTTCTCGCTGATCGTGGTGCACGCGGTGTTGGGCGTGCCGTTTGTGATCATTACGGTGTCGGCGACGTTGCAGGGGTTCAACCATAACCTGGTGCGCGCGGCGGCTAGCCTCGGGGCTTCGCCGCTGACGGCGTTTCGTCGGGTGACCTTGCCGTTGATCGCGCCGGGGGTGATCTCCGGGGCGTTGTTTGCCTTCGCGACCTCGTTCGATGAGGTGGTGGTGACGCTGTTCCTCGCCGGGCCGGAGCAGGCCACCTTGCCTCGGCAGATGTTCAGCGGCATCCGCGAAAACCTCAGCCCGACCATTGCGGCGGCGGCGACGTTGTTGATCGCCTTCTCGGTGATCCTGCTGCTGACCCTGGAATGGCTGCGCGGGCGCAGCGAAAAACTGCGCACCGCGCAGGTCTGA
- a CDS encoding PAS domain-containing sensor histidine kinase, translating to MMRFCCLWVIGWVWFPLMGWAAPAPPAHLAQLSAAQQQWLAQHRELRVGVVLQAPYAQYDRRLQRLSGVNVELMKWLAKALKVELSWRNFPDIEQLEAAVREGEVDIAPGLTQTPGGLRLWQFSDPYMRVPQLVVSEQKGTGAVELEKLDSQTRVAVRMPSVTADYLRSNFPHLNLQGVPIERQALQLLLSQQAGYAVVDEAQLGRLSVEPEFAGLVVVGDIGLPQLLRVATRRDWPELAGIVESALRAIPAKDLEQLHNQWLQPKYPRLSESPGFWQNLCMLLTVLLLSAAAIVFWQRRQQHSLEQRLRDARADIALRAASEEALRLTQFSIDQSTVGILWVNWDSHVRYANRAAESMLGYKSGALIDRPLIDFEPGLHMDRWLNLWKRARASEEPPQSFETNCLRADGSILPADVSLSFLRFREGEYLVVYLNDVTERRRALAALQESEARLQGIAANVPGLVFRLERAPVTGQIDFAYISEGSESLVGYAPATLAHRDKGLRSLVHPDDKASYHQTQDHALDTDSDWSWQGRILTRSGEQRWAEIKAITRRLEDGAYVWDGIVWDISESKRIELELASSREQLRELSAHLESVREEEKARIAREVHDELGQMLTVLKLETSMCELAYAQLDPGLHERLNSMKRLIAQLFQLVRDVATALRPPILDAGIASAIEWQARRFEARTQIPCLVQVPENLPLLSDAKAIGLFRILQEALTNVMRHAQAHTVELTLALEGDELCLTVSDDGAGFVAATGRPTSFGIVGMRERVLIMGGRLVIESEPGEGTTLSVRVPVNEA from the coding sequence ATGATGCGTTTTTGCTGCCTGTGGGTTATCGGCTGGGTGTGGTTTCCCTTGATGGGCTGGGCGGCGCCTGCGCCACCGGCACACCTTGCGCAATTGTCGGCGGCGCAGCAGCAATGGCTGGCGCAACACCGCGAATTGCGGGTCGGCGTGGTGTTGCAGGCGCCGTACGCGCAATACGACCGGCGTTTGCAGCGCTTGTCCGGGGTCAACGTGGAGCTGATGAAATGGCTGGCAAAGGCGCTGAAGGTCGAGCTCAGTTGGCGCAATTTCCCCGACATCGAACAACTCGAAGCGGCGGTGCGCGAAGGCGAGGTCGACATTGCCCCAGGGCTGACGCAAACGCCGGGCGGGCTGCGACTGTGGCAGTTTTCCGATCCGTACATGCGCGTACCGCAACTGGTGGTCAGCGAGCAGAAAGGCACCGGCGCGGTGGAGCTGGAAAAACTCGACAGCCAGACCCGCGTCGCCGTGCGCATGCCCAGCGTCACCGCCGATTATTTGCGCAGCAACTTCCCGCACCTGAACCTGCAAGGCGTGCCGATCGAACGGCAGGCACTGCAATTGTTGCTGAGTCAGCAAGCCGGTTACGCGGTGGTTGATGAGGCGCAACTCGGGCGGTTGTCCGTCGAGCCCGAATTCGCCGGGCTGGTGGTGGTCGGCGATATCGGCTTGCCGCAGTTGCTGCGAGTGGCCACGCGCCGCGACTGGCCGGAACTGGCGGGGATTGTCGAAAGTGCGCTGCGGGCGATCCCGGCCAAGGATCTGGAGCAACTGCACAATCAATGGCTGCAACCGAAATATCCGCGCTTGTCCGAGTCGCCGGGGTTCTGGCAAAACCTCTGCATGTTGCTGACGGTGTTGCTGCTCAGCGCCGCGGCCATTGTGTTTTGGCAACGCCGCCAGCAACACAGCCTGGAACAGCGCTTGCGCGACGCCCGCGCAGACATTGCGTTGCGCGCGGCCAGCGAAGAAGCACTGCGCCTGACCCAGTTTTCCATCGATCAAAGCACCGTCGGCATCCTTTGGGTCAACTGGGACAGCCACGTGCGCTACGCCAATCGCGCCGCCGAAAGCATGCTCGGCTACAAGTCCGGGGCGTTGATCGACCGTCCGCTGATCGACTTCGAACCGGGCTTGCACATGGACCGCTGGCTGAACCTGTGGAAACGCGCCCGCGCCAGCGAAGAGCCGCCGCAAAGTTTCGAAACCAATTGCTTGCGCGCCGACGGCAGTATTTTGCCGGCAGATGTTTCGTTGAGTTTCCTGCGTTTCCGCGAGGGCGAATACCTGGTGGTTTACCTCAACGACGTCACCGAACGCCGGCGTGCGCTAGCCGCGCTGCAGGAAAGCGAGGCGCGGTTGCAGGGGATTGCCGCCAACGTGCCGGGATTGGTCTTTCGTCTGGAGCGCGCGCCGGTGACAGGCCAGATCGACTTTGCCTACATCAGCGAGGGCAGCGAGAGCCTGGTCGGTTACGCGCCGGCGACCCTTGCGCATCGCGATAAAGGCCTGCGCAGTCTGGTGCATCCGGACGACAAGGCGAGTTATCACCAGACTCAGGACCACGCGCTCGACACCGACAGCGACTGGTCGTGGCAGGGCCGCATCCTCACGCGCTCCGGCGAACAGCGCTGGGCCGAGATCAAAGCCATCACCCGGCGGCTGGAGGATGGCGCGTATGTCTGGGACGGGATTGTCTGGGACATCAGCGAGAGCAAACGCATTGAGCTGGAACTCGCCAGTTCCCGTGAACAACTGCGCGAATTGTCGGCGCATCTTGAAAGCGTGCGTGAAGAGGAAAAGGCGCGGATCGCGCGGGAAGTTCACGATGAGCTGGGGCAGATGTTGACGGTGTTGAAACTGGAAACGTCCATGTGCGAATTGGCCTACGCGCAACTGGACCCCGGGTTGCATGAGCGCTTGAACAGCATGAAGCGGCTGATCGCGCAGTTGTTCCAATTGGTGCGCGATGTCGCGACGGCGCTGCGGCCACCGATTCTTGATGCCGGGATCGCTTCGGCAATTGAGTGGCAGGCCCGGCGTTTTGAGGCGCGCACGCAGATTCCGTGTCTGGTGCAGGTGCCGGAGAATCTCCCGCTGCTCAGCGATGCCAAGGCGATTGGGCTGTTCCGCATCCTTCAGGAAGCGCTGACCAATGTGATGCGCCATGCCCAGGCGCATACTGTCGAGCTCACGCTGGCGCTGGAGGGCGATGAGTTGTGCCTGACCGTGAGCGATGATGGCGCAGGATTTGTCGCTGCCACTGGTCGGCCGACGTCGTTCGGGATTGTCGGCATGCGCGAGCGGGTGTTGATCATGGGCGGGCGGTTGGTGATCGAGAGTGAACCGGGGGAGGGCACGACGTTGAGTGTGCGCGTGCCGGTGAATGAAGCCTGA
- a CDS encoding alpha/beta hydrolase family protein has protein sequence MPPVYRLALPAFCLSLILPCAFAEAADPAPAAAEQSAKQPAEQSTEQKPAERQPLLERSQEEASALERKIPAQEQQQLQAGDATFLALWKPANTAEPKGAVIIIPGAGETVDWPQAISPLRNKLPDAQWSSLSITLPDLQSDAIAPRVVEVPPTIKSPDTGSKDTATATPIEQAAGGEADAADKAVVETDEVQAKDDSERIFGRIDAAIAFAEQQSARRIVVLGHGTGAYWAARYLSERQPSQVEKFVMVAAQTPPSGKPPLAELTPTLKLPTADVFYKDKPLDRKAALERMQASKRLKTSAFTQVSLKALPGDVNAEQEQLVRRVRGWLNPKPVTD, from the coding sequence ATGCCCCCTGTCTATCGCCTGGCATTGCCAGCATTCTGCCTGTCGCTGATCCTGCCCTGTGCCTTCGCCGAGGCCGCCGACCCTGCGCCCGCCGCTGCGGAGCAATCTGCGAAACAACCCGCAGAACAATCCACGGAACAGAAGCCGGCCGAACGTCAGCCATTGCTTGAGCGTAGTCAGGAAGAAGCGAGCGCACTTGAGCGAAAAATTCCCGCGCAGGAACAGCAACAGCTGCAGGCCGGCGACGCAACGTTCCTCGCTTTGTGGAAACCGGCCAACACGGCCGAGCCCAAAGGTGCGGTGATTATTATCCCCGGCGCCGGCGAAACGGTTGACTGGCCGCAAGCGATCAGCCCTTTGCGCAACAAATTGCCGGACGCCCAGTGGAGCAGCCTGAGTATCACCCTGCCCGACCTGCAAAGCGATGCCATTGCGCCACGCGTGGTCGAAGTCCCGCCAACGATCAAGTCCCCGGACACCGGCAGCAAGGACACGGCCACCGCCACGCCGATCGAACAAGCGGCCGGCGGTGAAGCCGACGCGGCCGATAAAGCCGTGGTGGAAACCGACGAAGTTCAAGCCAAGGATGATTCCGAACGCATCTTCGGCCGCATCGATGCGGCGATTGCTTTTGCCGAACAGCAAAGCGCTCGACGCATTGTTGTTCTGGGGCATGGCACCGGCGCTTATTGGGCGGCGCGTTACCTCAGCGAAAGACAGCCATCGCAAGTCGAGAAATTCGTGATGGTCGCGGCGCAGACGCCACCGTCGGGTAAACCGCCGCTCGCCGAACTGACCCCGACCTTGAAGCTGCCGACCGCTGATGTCTTCTATAAGGACAAACCACTGGACCGCAAAGCGGCGCTGGAACGGATGCAGGCGAGCAAACGCCTGAAGACTTCGGCATTTACTCAGGTGTCACTGAAAGCGTTGCCGGGTGATGTGAACGCCGAGCAGGAGCAATTGGTGCGACGCGTGCGTGGGTGGTTGAACCCAAAGCCTGTGACGGATTGA
- a CDS encoding ABC transporter ATP-binding protein: MSQVDSSTGANDILVSFRGVQKSYDGENLIVKDLNLEIRKGEFLTLLGPSGSGKTTSLMMLAGFETPTAGEIQLAGRSINNVPPHKRDIGMVFQNYALFPHMTVAENLAFPLSVRGLNKSDVSDKVKKVLSMVQLDAFAQRYPAQLSGGQQQRVALARALVFEPQLVLMDEPLGALDKQLREHMQMEIKHLHQRLGVTVVYVTHDQGEALTMSDRVAVFHQGEIQQIAAPRSLYEEPKNTFVANFIGENNRLNGRLHSHTGDRCVVELARGEKVEALAVNVGKTGEPVTLSIRPERVSLNGSSESCVNRFSGRVAEFIYLGDHVRVRLEVCGKTDFFVKQPIAELDPSLAVGDVVPLGWQVEHVRALDPLLEAH, from the coding sequence ATGAGCCAGGTCGATTCAAGTACAGGGGCCAATGACATTCTGGTCAGCTTTCGTGGAGTGCAAAAAAGCTACGACGGCGAAAACCTGATCGTCAAAGACCTCAACCTGGAGATTCGCAAAGGCGAATTCCTCACCTTGCTCGGGCCGTCCGGTTCCGGCAAGACCACCAGCCTGATGATGCTCGCCGGTTTTGAAACGCCGACCGCTGGCGAAATCCAGTTGGCCGGGCGCTCGATCAACAACGTGCCGCCGCACAAACGCGACATCGGCATGGTGTTCCAGAACTACGCTTTGTTTCCGCACATGACCGTCGCCGAAAACCTCGCTTTCCCCTTGAGCGTGCGCGGTTTGAACAAGAGCGATGTCAGCGACAAAGTCAAAAAAGTCCTGAGCATGGTTCAGCTCGATGCGTTTGCCCAACGTTACCCGGCGCAATTGTCCGGTGGTCAGCAGCAACGTGTAGCGCTGGCCCGCGCCTTGGTCTTCGAGCCGCAACTGGTGTTGATGGACGAACCGCTCGGCGCCCTCGACAAGCAACTGCGCGAACACATGCAGATGGAAATCAAACACCTGCACCAGCGCCTCGGCGTGACCGTGGTTTACGTCACCCACGATCAGGGCGAAGCGCTGACCATGTCCGACCGCGTGGCGGTGTTTCATCAGGGCGAAATCCAGCAGATCGCCGCGCCGCGTTCGCTCTACGAAGAACCGAAGAACACCTTCGTCGCCAACTTCATCGGCGAAAACAATCGGCTCAATGGCCGTTTGCACAGCCACACCGGCGACCGTTGCGTGGTCGAGTTGGCGCGCGGGGAGAAGGTTGAAGCGCTGGCGGTGAATGTCGGCAAGACCGGCGAACCCGTCACTTTGTCGATTCGCCCGGAACGCGTAAGCCTCAATGGCTCCAGCGAATCGTGCGTCAACCGCTTCTCAGGGCGGGTGGCGGAATTCATCTACCTGGGCGACCACGTGCGGGTGCGCCTGGAAGTCTGCGGCAAGACCGATTTTTTTGTGAAACAACCGATTGCCGAGCTCGATCCATCGCTCGCGGTCGGCGACGTGGTACCGCTTGGCTGGCAAGTCGAACACGTTCGCGCGCTCGACCCACTTCTAGAGGCGCATTGA
- a CDS encoding ABC transporter permease: protein MAIAVPVTAGTDPTLKQRLRHAERINRWKAQALIAPLVLFLLLVFLVPIAALLYKSVGNPEVVGGMPRTVSAIAGWDGRGLPAEPVYKAASEDLAEARKNQTLGDLSKRLNMELAGYRSLLTKTARALPFASEPASYKEALEALDERWGDPAYWQAVRRNTSSITPYYLLAAVDHRIDDLGEVAPATPDQAIYLDIFARTFWMGLVITVICLVLAYPLAYLLANLPSRQSNLLMILVLLPFWTSILVRVAAWIVLLQSGGLINSGLMAMGIIDKPLELVFNRTGVYISMVHILLPFMILPIYSVMKGISPTYMRAAISLGCHPFASFWRVYFPQTYAGVGAGCLLVFILAIGYYITPALLGSPNDQMVSYFVAFYTNTSINWGMATALGGLLLLATVVLYLIYSWLVGASRLRLS, encoded by the coding sequence ATGGCTATCGCCGTTCCCGTGACCGCGGGCACTGACCCCACCTTGAAGCAGCGGCTCAGGCACGCCGAGCGGATCAATCGCTGGAAGGCTCAGGCCTTGATTGCGCCGCTGGTGCTGTTTCTGTTGCTGGTGTTCCTGGTGCCGATTGCGGCGCTGCTCTACAAAAGTGTCGGCAACCCTGAAGTGGTCGGCGGCATGCCGCGCACCGTCAGCGCCATTGCCGGTTGGGACGGTCGCGGCTTGCCCGCCGAACCGGTCTACAAAGCCGCCAGCGAAGACCTCGCCGAAGCACGAAAAAACCAGACCTTGGGCGACCTGTCCAAGCGCTTGAACATGGAACTGGCCGGCTACCGCAGCCTGCTGACCAAAACCGCCCGCGCCTTGCCGTTCGCCAGCGAACCGGCCTCTTATAAAGAAGCGCTGGAAGCACTCGACGAACGCTGGGGCGATCCGGCGTATTGGCAAGCCGTGCGCCGCAACACCAGCAGCATCACCCCGTACTACTTGCTGGCGGCGGTCGATCACCGCATCGACGACCTCGGCGAAGTGGCCCCGGCGACGCCCGATCAAGCGATCTACCTCGACATCTTCGCCCGCACCTTCTGGATGGGCCTGGTGATCACCGTGATCTGCCTGGTGCTGGCCTACCCGCTGGCCTATCTGCTGGCGAACCTGCCGTCGCGGCAAAGCAACCTGCTGATGATTCTGGTGCTGCTGCCGTTCTGGACCTCGATTCTGGTCCGCGTCGCCGCGTGGATCGTCTTGCTGCAATCTGGCGGATTGATCAACAGCGGTTTGATGGCCATGGGCATCATCGATAAACCGCTGGAACTGGTGTTCAACCGCACTGGCGTCTACATCTCGATGGTGCACATCCTGCTGCCGTTCATGATTCTGCCGATCTACAGCGTGATGAAAGGCATCTCGCCAACCTACATGCGCGCCGCCATTTCCCTCGGCTGCCACCCGTTCGCGAGTTTCTGGCGGGTGTATTTCCCGCAGACTTACGCCGGTGTCGGCGCCGGTTGCCTGTTGGTGTTCATCCTCGCGATCGGCTACTACATCACCCCGGCATTGCTCGGCAGCCCGAACGATCAGATGGTCAGCTACTTCGTCGCGTTCTACACCAACACCAGCATCAACTGGGGCATGGCCACTGCGCTCGGCGGCCTGCTGCTGTTGGCGACCGTGGTGCTTTATCTGATTTACAGCTGGCTGGTGGGCGCCAGTCGCCTGCGCCTGAGCTAA
- a CDS encoding ABC transporter substrate-binding protein, producing the protein MLKSLKFTALVMGMIGAAHAMAAGPDLTVVSFGGANKAAQVKAFYAPWEAAGNGKIVAGEYNGEMAKVKAMVDTKSVSWDLVEVESPELSRGCDEDMFEQLDPALFGKADDYVKGAIQPCGVGFFVWSTVLAYNADKLKTAPTSWVDFWDTKTFPGKRGLRKGAKYTLEFALMADGVAPKDVYKVLAGKDGQDRAFKKLDELKPSIQWWEAGAQPPQYLASGDVVMSSAYNGRIAAVQKESNLKVVWNGGIYDFDAWAIPKGLDKTRAEAAKKFIAFSVAPQQQKTYSENIAYGPANTQAVPLLNKDVLKDMPTTPENIANQVQIDVSFWADNGEQLEQRFNSWAAK; encoded by the coding sequence ATGTTGAAATCCCTGAAATTCACAGCCCTGGTAATGGGCATGATCGGTGCGGCACACGCGATGGCGGCGGGCCCGGACCTGACCGTGGTGTCCTTTGGCGGGGCGAACAAGGCTGCGCAGGTCAAAGCCTTCTATGCGCCGTGGGAAGCGGCGGGCAACGGCAAGATCGTCGCTGGCGAGTACAACGGCGAGATGGCCAAGGTCAAAGCCATGGTCGACACCAAAAGCGTGTCGTGGGACTTGGTAGAAGTTGAATCGCCAGAGCTGTCGCGCGGTTGCGACGAAGACATGTTCGAGCAACTCGACCCGGCGCTGTTCGGCAAGGCCGACGACTACGTCAAAGGCGCGATCCAGCCGTGCGGCGTCGGTTTCTTCGTGTGGTCGACGGTGCTGGCCTACAACGCCGACAAACTGAAAACCGCACCGACCAGCTGGGTGGATTTCTGGGACACCAAGACCTTCCCGGGCAAGCGCGGCTTGCGCAAGGGCGCCAAGTACACCCTGGAATTCGCCTTGATGGCCGACGGCGTCGCGCCGAAAGACGTCTACAAAGTGCTGGCCGGCAAGGATGGCCAGGACCGCGCGTTCAAGAAACTCGATGAACTCAAGCCAAGCATTCAATGGTGGGAGGCCGGCGCACAACCGCCGCAATACCTCGCTTCCGGCGACGTGGTCATGAGCTCGGCGTACAACGGCCGGATCGCGGCGGTACAGAAAGAAAGCAATTTGAAAGTGGTGTGGAACGGCGGGATCTACGACTTTGACGCGTGGGCGATTCCAAAAGGCCTGGATAAAACCCGTGCCGAAGCGGCGAAGAAATTCATCGCGTTCTCGGTGGCGCCGCAGCAGCAGAAGACCTATTCGGAAAACATCGCTTACGGCCCGGCCAACACCCAAGCCGTCCCGTTGCTGAACAAAGACGTGCTGAAAGACATGCCGACCACCCCGGAAAACATCGCCAACCAGGTGCAGATCGACGTCAGCTTCTGGGCTGACAACGGCGAGCAACTGGAGCAGCGCTTCAATTCCTGGGCTGCTAAATAA
- a CDS encoding aminoglycoside phosphotransferase family protein produces MPDQDVRLQHLKVWLDEQLATLFAAQGWGAVPPATLTAASSDASFRRYFRWEGEGRSFIVMDAPPPQENCKPFVDIAFLLAKSGINVPIIYAEDLERGFLLLNDLGNKTYLDVIDGENADDLFKDALQALLAFQQLPMVAPLPSYDVALLRRELELFPDWYVKHELGIEFDAAQQMLWQQASDLLIDSALAQPKVLVHRDYMPRNLMLSEPNPGVLDFQDAVYGPVTYDVTCLFKDAFLSWPEERVFAWLQDYWQQATALGIPVQADFDDFHRASDLMGVQRHLKVIGIFARICHRDGKPRYLADVPRFFAYIDAVIARRPELAELDVLLASLRAGVPA; encoded by the coding sequence ATGCCTGACCAAGATGTACGCTTGCAACACCTGAAAGTTTGGCTCGACGAACAGTTGGCAACCCTCTTTGCAGCGCAAGGCTGGGGCGCCGTGCCCCCGGCCACGTTGACTGCGGCCAGTAGCGACGCGAGTTTCCGGCGCTACTTCCGTTGGGAGGGCGAGGGCAGAAGTTTCATCGTGATGGACGCCCCGCCACCCCAGGAAAACTGCAAACCGTTCGTGGATATCGCCTTTTTGCTGGCGAAATCCGGAATAAATGTGCCGATTATTTATGCCGAAGACCTCGAACGCGGCTTTCTTTTGCTCAATGACCTGGGCAACAAGACCTATCTGGACGTGATCGATGGCGAAAATGCCGACGATTTGTTCAAGGATGCCTTGCAGGCGCTGCTGGCATTTCAGCAATTGCCGATGGTCGCGCCGCTGCCGAGCTATGACGTCGCACTGCTGCGCCGCGAACTCGAGCTGTTCCCCGACTGGTACGTGAAACATGAACTGGGCATCGAGTTCGACGCCGCCCAGCAAATGCTCTGGCAACAGGCCAGCGATCTGCTGATCGACAGCGCCCTGGCGCAGCCAAAAGTGCTGGTGCACCGCGACTACATGCCGCGCAACCTGATGCTCAGCGAGCCTAACCCCGGCGTGCTGGATTTCCAGGACGCGGTATACGGCCCGGTCACCTACGACGTGACGTGTCTGTTTAAAGATGCCTTCCTCAGTTGGCCCGAAGAGCGCGTGTTCGCCTGGCTCCAGGATTATTGGCAACAGGCCACCGCGCTGGGCATTCCGGTGCAGGCGGATTTCGACGACTTCCACCGCGCCAGCGATCTGATGGGCGTGCAGCGTCACTTGAAAGTCATCGGCATCTTCGCGCGTATCTGCCACCGCGATGGCAAACCGCGCTACCTCGCCGACGTGCCGCGCTTCTTTGCTTATATAGACGCGGTGATTGCCCGTCGTCCGGAGCTGGCCGAACTTGACGTGTTGCTGGCCAGTCTGCGTGCTGGAGTGCCGGCATGA